TCTTCATAAGGCTTAGCATGGCATGGGCAATGCCCAGAAGTTGATAGAGTTATTGGCATGCTGGAGAGGAATTCAGGGTAATGGGCAAATCATAGCTATTTGGAAGATGGCGCCTCTATGTCTGATGTGGTGCACTTGGAACGAGAGGAAGAGTCACTGTTTTGAGGACAAGGAGCGCACACCACCGGAAGTTATCATACCCTGCTAGGCTtcttctattgtattgaatggaacatttttttttatttttttaatgttagggaacctctccaaggcaggacCCTTCGGACCCACCTCTGTAGAGTAAACTCCGGTTCCGTGCACCACACCTTCGGAAGTTTCCCTACTCGAAACTTGTTAAATTGCTGGCTTTTCACTAGAGAGTGTGGCCACAAAAGATTGTTTACACCTAtaaggtgttgaaccttggatcttgaagggagtgataccccTTGGGGTTGAATGGAACTTCTTTTAATGATTTCTACGCTACTTTTCGCAGCCCTTAGCTTGTATCTAGGCTCTTTTggatactccctgtgtactcgggccGTACCTATTTATGTGGATTAATAATACcttttcttacttataaaaaaaaaaatagagagaattagTCAGTATATCCAAATCCTATTTGTAGAAATAAAGGCTTTGGAAGACTGAGATCCAATGGGCGTAGTTTATATAAAAACCCCTGGTTATATATCTccaaaaaatcttaaaattcacAAATATGGCTTTAGTGTTTCATTGAGACAAACTACACAAGTTTTCAATACTATGATCGTTGCATTCATCTCATATGCAGGCATGAACTAAAAAAGTGAAGATATTAACCTGCAAGTCCACAACATTGTAAGCGTTTCCTGCCTCATCTTGGGCCCAGGGCAAGTCAGGGGCATACCTCCAACGTCCATCGACAATAAACCTGTACTGGTAAACACCAGACGGCAGAACTTTCATTATAGTGAAGTCTTTCCCTGATCTCTGCAGAGGCAATCTGATCAACAAGGTAAAAGGGATATTAGGTGTTTACATAGCATTTTATGAAGCACaagtaaaatttagaaaaagaaagaggagggCAGTAAGTTAATGGAACCGTGTCCTCCAATTATCCCATGATCCCTCTACAGCCACTTCCTTGCCATCATAGCTCCATGTAATCATTGTTGGAATTCCTTGCTCACGGTACATATCTTCGTACCCTGAAGCAGTTTGCATCCATGAATGGCTTGAATTGTACATCTCATCAGGTCTTTGTAGAGGAACTACAGGGACCTGCAAAGAGAGAAACAGATAATTACAGGGAAAGACATGCTTTGATACAACAATGCACAGGAATAACAAACACAAACCAGAATGTACAACAGTCGCATACATGTGCGGTTAACAGCAAAATATTTTAGGCTAAAGTacgttatataaaaataaaaaataaaaaataaataaaattaaatttaaaaaaaaaaaaaaaaaaaaagaggaagagatTTAACAATAGTGATTCAATGGTAATTGAGATGCTTCTAAGGGACCAAGCCCGACAAAGTATTATCAGGATGCAGAAGGTATTATGCGCTGATATGTCTTTAAGCATTGTCCCCTTAGCAAAGCCCCCATAATAAAGCCcagcaaaaaaaaattgaaggaagAATCATGCTTCTATCCAGAGTCACTTACCACATACAGCAAGATCTAAATTCAGCGCTCAAGTGCTATTGTTGCATCGAAGGATGCATGCATCTTGACAAGTGATTATGCTTTAACACTCCTCACCAATTTCAAAGACCTAAAGTACAAGCTCATCACAGAAACCATACTCTTATTGCAAGAGGTAACAGCAATTAAATTTTCGTATGTTAAATGAAGAAGCTAATATGggaaaaaatatctatatatactaCTAAAAGCCATCGAAACACCAGTATTCTTTTTGATCTTGCATCGAGCATGTGGTGAGTGGCCCACGGAATCACTATACTATTGAGGAGGCAAAATCTGTTTGAAGTTCATCTCCAAAGATCTTCAGCAAAGAACTTTCAACTCATTTCTGCTGAATTACACACCAACGCTCATGAATCATTTTCAACGGCATTTTAACCAATTAATCAAATTCCCCTCTACCGAATCCCAAACATCAATCGCTGAGCCATAGAATTACAACCCCATACGTAAAACACTGACCTTGGCAATAACTGATATAAAATTGGAATCTCCTAACCAAATTTAGAACAAGTAAACACAtgcaacataaaaaataatttttaaaaaaggtcGGAGACGgagggaaagagaaaatgaactCACTTGAGGAGTAAACATCAGAGGCGACTGGGTCGCTCTTGGGCTATGAGGAGGGGACTGACCCATCATGTCAGGAGAAGAAATAGAGACACCATGAGCTCCGCCAGGTGCAGCCATGCCTTCCTCCGAACCACCACCACCTCCTTCTAGACCACCATCCTCAGCCCCAGATGAGCTACCACCCCCATCTTCTCTTGCATTCACATTACCCATTTTTATTGTCacgaacaaaaaaacaaaacaaaaaaaatagaaagaaaagaaaaagaaacacttGCAGAATCTCAAACGGGAGTCCCCCacaataacacaattatatttatacccACAATGAATTGAAGAAAATCGAGGGCAACCCAACAGAGAGAAGCCCTTCTAGATGCCccattttggagaattttgctaccaaaacaaaaacttgatagtaacaacaacaaaataaataaataaataaataatggtaataataataagaagaagaaggccTTTGACAAGCACTGAAGAGAAcagagaagaaaatgagaggggGGAGgtttaatttcattaaaatggttCCATTAAGTTAATATAATCTCCGACGAGTTTGGAAGATCCAACGGTGGCCCAATGAATTTGATGTTTTATACAGTGGTGATGGTCGTCACGTCATCACTTTGACATAGTCCTTTCCCTTCCTTTTCTTCTGAACTATTTATTCATTCATTCCCTCCTAATTTTTTTCCCACCTCAAAAAAATTGGGTACCCTATTTTCATCCACCCAAGTCATTAAAATTTAAGATGATTATATAAACAATATTAATGATATTATATTTTGCGATTCTACGACATGTTATGTTGATAAATATCATAATCAACAATATTAAtgatattatatttaacatgttgataaatattgatatttatcttaaattttattgttcTTAAGTACTTtgactaaaataatatatttttatttaaaatatactaaataCAGTCGAGGAGTGCATAATTGCCAcgtaatctttttgaaaaaaatatttattattaaaaaattaatttttttcatataaatctcatatttactcactgttttaaaaaaatatacagtaATTACATAATCTATGCAAATACCCTCTTTCTTCTATGTTTGTACTAAATCGATAGTACCATACTCATTGAACGAAAGAACCATACCACTCTGCATAAGCCTTAAAACCCAATAGATATCGATTGATGCAATGTGATGGTGTCGGGTGCACCATTTTTATCTTCAAAATTGTTTGGGCACACTCACATAAATAGTGAAATTACTATTCAGATCTTAGTAAAAATGAAACGGTGGGCCTACTTGCGCCGCCTCTATATGACTGTCTCCTGCAGCAGATTGGACGACGGGGAAAGCAGCCTAGCTTTACTTTACagcaaacacataaaaatagcAATGCCGACCATCTAAACCGACCATACGAAAGAGCCAAGCACAGCCCCATCTATGTTTTGTTCCTTTGTGGTTTCTAGTGTCCAACACCCATCTCTCAGACTGATTCTCATCCAATGTTTGGGTAGCGTTATATCAATTCGCTTGCTTACTTTTAGGCTTTGTGTCACTTCACATATGGGGCAGCCTGGACTGTTTGTATCGAGTTCTGCAGTTTGTTTTTAAGGTTCCTGAATTTGAATATGGTGCAGACCATACAGGGGAACTAACCATCATGAGTTGGGTGGAATTTTAACTGCTTATGTCAGATGTGTTTGGGAGATGAACATTTTGGAAAGTCTTAAAGTGAAATGTACTGATATGGTATGCTGGGACTTGGGACTGTTGTCCAATGGTGGTGCACAGTTCGGATTAGTTCGGTGTTAACTGGACAGAGGAAGATTGttaaaagagtgaaaaaggGTATATACATCAATAGACCAGGCATGTCAGGGGATTGTGCATGGTTTTGATTAGCAGTGCCAGTTTTGAATGGAAGCTGATCTGTTTGACAAAATAGATCTAAAAATGTGTTTCTTTACTTGGTTCCTACACATTGCATTTATTTGAATAAAGATCTGTGCAATTGGTTTCAAAATAGTTTGCCTATGTCGTGCTTGATATTTCAAatgcttgtttttcttttcagctttTCCCTAGGAGTTTTGCTGGAAGTTTCCTTTGTAGCATATGATACGGTTTGAGGCCCCAGTCACCAACAGGCTTGCAATGCTTGAAAAAACCAATGTGAGGTTACATATTTAGGTAAAGTTGGGTCTTCGAAGCCAGCATGTTGCAGTCTTTGTACAAGTCCGAGCTAAGTCAAGCTATCATAATGGCAGACACATTTCCTTACAGATAATACAACcagtgtttagatgttgagaacCTTCCTAACTTGCAACGACCGACCCTATATTTTAAGGACAATTCTATTGggttaaattatattaatggaCCATAAAGAGAGCCCAATTACAATTATTGAATACGTGTCCAAAATTTATTACGATGgattatagaatttttattagacTCAATATTTAGACTAAAAGTTCAATTAATATTCATGGACCAAGTGGACTTATTTTTAATCAGCATGAGGCCCAAAAACTTTATTTGTCCTATAGAAAATATTAAGAGTTTTTAAATTACATTACCcagtattaaattattatagtaATAATTTACaagcaattttaatattaagtaTTGTTAAGTCTGTTCAAGAGTTGATTATTGTCCACGGTCATTTTACAGAAgtttaataattatgttaattataagAAAGTAAACCTATTTTAAGAGTTGAGGTTTTCACGACTTATTAAATATAGCCTAAGtattctaataatttataatgtgttaattaattaattttatgattcaATGATTTTGTATGaaacatgatatatattaaattactcACCATGGTATGTATCAATCAAGTAGAATATTACGACACGTTTTTAGAAATGTTAGTgataatttctattttatataggTAAGGAAATACGAAGTAAGATTCAGGAAGCATCATAACAAGATAAGTAATTTGATCATGAATTAAGATCATCACAGTtcagtttatatatgtattattcaAGTCAGTTCATTGACAGCCCTTTTTATGTATCACGCATGTCAACATATTACTCAGTACAACTCATGATCATGTCATTTAACATCATGTTCAGgttcaaaaattacaaattatgcATATCAGTATGTATATCATGCATCTCTTGTTGCATAAGATACAAAGGCTATTTTAAATTCAAGTGCAAGATAAGATCAGAATAGTTTTATCAGATCAGTTAATCAAATAACAATTCAATTTAGATCAAGGTGGATGTGCAAGCTATGGACTCAAGCATAGTCCACCGTAGCACACTAGATTACTTCACAGTTAGCTTCCTTTGTACTACAGTGGTGGAAGTTAGTGCACAACCTTACACACAGAGTTAAGTGTGTAGGCCAAATCAGctcaataaaatcaaatcagtCAAACATGTCAAAACAATCAGTTAATTCAGATAATCAAGACAAATCATGGACAGCATAAGCATTAGCATGATCAGTCATGATTTTAAATTCTCAGCAtgaaatgatttatgaaaaatccttatatttattatttttacgttatgatgagtttcttattgaatcttcaactcattttagttttatttcatgtttTCTAACCACCAGGTCAAGATGGTGATCAGTATGAGCAGGCGGGTCAAGCTTAGAAGGAACAGGCCATGAACTTAGTATTTCCAGTTTCAGTCAATTTGAGACATTGAGTTATGTTTTATTGAGACAacttattttactattttaagtGATGAATAATGTTTCTGCAAATTATGCAAGTCTCTTGCCTGTTTATATGTACGTAAGCACATGACATCCCTAACCTTAGGGAATGAGGTGTTACATAACTAGTTCTAAGTTTCTTAAGTTCCTTTCTTAACCTCAACCTTGTTATTAACCAGTTCTTGTTCAGGTACCTATATCCTTTCTGTAAGTTAGTCTGTGTGCATCAAATTGGAAcagagttttaataattttttagctTTCTCGGCTTTTTCTGAACATGTAAGCATAAGAATTCCATCTTGAAGTCGAATGTGATGGTGGAAAGAGTCAGCTGAAAGGTGATTACTAACTAAGAATTGGAATGTTCTCAAGTAAATGAGCTATAGATGTGCTCATCAATGGCAACCAACCCTGACCAAGAAACTGATGTTATTTTCACTTGACACTTGAACGTTATCGattttaaaaagactttgaAAGCCTGGATAGCTTGGACTAGGTAGAGCTTATTATGGCTTTTGAACAAGAATTGTCCATTGAGATCTTTgatgcaaaaataaataagcttACTTGTTGTGATGATGTTGTACGGAGCATAGTTTCTGGAAATGAGCAAAAGTTATGGAGAATTCCTAATTTGGATTTTCAATTTAATAGTTCCAGCCCATCCTCCAACTCTTTTTTCTCACATAATCTCTCTTACTGATACTACACTCAATAATTTCAGTTTCTTGTGTGATAGAACTCTCCATATGATATAGAGGAGATAAAATATCCGAGGCCCCAAATGGATTTCTAAGCCCAGCCCAAGATGAAGGGCCCCCATTAGAAGACAACAGAAgcaaagaggaagaaaagacaATGAGGGGACAAAGGGctgagaaaagaaaatgtttcAGGAGGAAAAAGATTATATGTGACATAAAGAAGAAGGgatgcaacatcaagaaggcAAAGGGCAGAGGATAAAGGGAGGAGGCTAGAGACTTTAGGGGGATGGTTACTTCGACATCTTCTCCAGCTTCTTCAACCTCGCAACCTAAGCTCCATCAACTGCTTCTCCACCTGAAGATAGATCTTCAATTTTTATTGTACAGCGAGGATGAGAGGTTGTAAAACAAGCATATTACGATGGATTCACCTTCCCAAACAACCCGTGGACGTAGTCCCAGTATTGAACTATATAAATATGTGTATCtccctttcttttatttttcctgcattTAGTTTCCGTTCACCGCCATGGATGTACGCACCAATGCCGTACAGCCGCACTAGACTACCGCCAAGGGCTGCAAGCCACACCGATCAAGGCTCAAATTGTAATAGAGGGTCAGAAATGACTATTTCTCCTCATCCAGCCTATTTTGCCATTTTTAGGTATTAACAGTTTGCACCATTTGTGAGATCTCAAGTTATTTTTTACATCAAAATTGGAAGAATTGTGACTTTTCGACATACAAAATAATCACCAAACGAGCATATAAAGTTTTCAAGATAAGTATTCTTGGtcctccaaattttttttttatgaacaaTACTGTTCCAAGAAAAATGGGCAGGATTCCTTACCCATGCAATCAAATTCACTGTTTGTTCAATCACACTGTGCACTTAGGTACAGTGTGCATGTGGGACGGCACCTACTACACAGTTTGAGGATTATGGAAGTGCATTATGCACTTAGATGCACTGTGCATGTACAACGCATGCATGTGCATGACATGCACATGCACAATGATGTGGGGGTGTACGTTGGTAAGCGAGTGCCCATCACGAGCAACCCTACATAACGGGGACTGCACCATTGGACGATTTGGCAGGACCGGCAGAGAATGCCACACCTAATCCACGCGCGCATGAGAACTACAGGTTGGCAAGAACCATCTCACCAATCACAAGGGGAGCCAAGGACAACTTCCCCTTCCCGAGGTTGTGACGATCATTGGAGCACCCATATCGAGGACACGCACAACACATAGGCTTACAATGGCTGGCGGGCAACGACTTGCCAATTGCCAAAGAGCTACTAAGGTAGCCAACATGCTACCTCTTGGTGCAAAGCACCGACAAGACCTTCCCCCATGGCCATGGACTCCTAGGCCACGAGTTGTTGTGTGTGGCTTGACCATGAACGTCTCGGCTAGCTCCCCGCCAGTTGCCAACAAGCTATAGTTGGCTACCGTCAACCTACTAGCCATCAGGGATAGAGAATACCAATGGGACATTTCCCACCAGTCCCTCCACTTCCTCAACCCTCCATCGACATTCTCGCAATAAACTGGCTTGCCCGTCTGCATCCCATCCTGGCCACCTACATTGTCTCATCCCAACCACCTGCATCATTCTAACTCAGCCATGCACACATCCCATCCTGGCCATGCACACATCCTGTCCCAGCCACTTGTGTAGTCTCATCATGGCCACCTGCATCATCCCGACTCAACCATGCACAACCAATGCCATCCCAACTCGGCCACATGCATGCAGCAGACAACCACCATCTCGATTGTGTACAAAAGGGTAGCCCACGCAATGCTCTGCCAAACCAACGCAGCCTCATTACTGCTCGAACTCATGCATCATGATACTTGCCACCTCTCACGACAAGCAGCCTCTTGCTCGCCACGGAAAGCCCTATCTCTCATCGGGCAAACCTCATGACATGAGCATGTAAGCCTTGGCCATATCTGACAGACATAGGAACCTCACCGTGTAAGCTTTTCCAAAGGGCAACCCCCATGGTACGTTGCATGGCCCATGTGACATACCCCACCAATCACCACTCCTCCCGGTCAATGGCCACACAGATTTCATTAGACACAGCCAGCTCGACAACAGTGCTTCAAACAGCCATAGGGAATTTTGCTCGAAAATTCAGttcaaaaactaaataaaaaatattgaaggaaaaggagaaaagaagagcgaggaagaaaagaaacaacaacTAGTAGTGTGCAATTTTTAGTCAAGCAAAAAGTGGCTACAGCAGCTAAAACACCCCAGTTTTTCTATCTCTAAATTTATGTGTATTCCATTTTTACTAACAAAATTGGTTCCTGTGGCGCGAAACATTGGCTGCACGACACCACTCAGGCATAGCACGAACGTCCCAACATGTCACCATCGGAATCAATTTCTTGGCATTAACATTAATGCTAGCAACCCGAACCTCAGTCATCACTGAAACATGACTACTCACAGGCCTCATCGACACACCTCAAACTTTTATCACACTCCAACAAGATGATTCAAATGCACAAATCTCACACTTGTGATTAGAAATTATACACGCTAATCGGTTTGGCTTCTGTAGCATGATTAAGTGCCCTAACTACTTACCTCCTTCATTTCTACTAGAGTCAACGAGGCAAGTATAGTCTTACAAACTGCTCAACCTCTACTTGACATTCCCTCACTTCTATGAGGGTAAATGAGGTGAGTCCAATTTTACGAGCAACTCAACCTCCTTAACATTCCCTCACTTCTACAAGGGTCAACGAGGTGAGTCCAGTCTCACGAACTGCTAAACCTCCTAGACATTACCTCACTTCTTCAAAGATCAATGAGGCAAGTCCAGTCTTACACACTACTCAACCTCTGCCAGGAATAAAATGTGGGTTCAATCTTACACACTGCCCACGTTACTTCCAGGACGACATCTCCACTAACAAACATCGGGTGTTCGCACTTGTGCCATAAATGATGCCAGTGGGTTACCTTCGGGAATGAGCATTCAGAGTTAACATGCTCCGAACTCCACAACCATCTTGCGTGGGTTATCTTTGGGAACGAGTTGATGGGCTCTGCAACTGCCTAAGGTGGACCCAGGGGGTCGACGAGCTCCCTAACCACTTTGCATGGGTTACTACAAGCAAAATCTAACGTTAACAGCAATTCACATCGGAAGAAAAAGAATTCACCAACAATGTCAAAAACAAAATTGTCGGATGAATTTGCCTTTTCAACAACGATATACATTCATACAAACAAACTGACCGACTACTTACATTTCTCGTGAGCATCAATAGGCAAGTAGTATTACGAATACTTGACCTCCCTCACAGCAACAAGGCGAGTTCAATCTTATGATTATGAGCTATTCGACCTCCCTCATGACAACAATGCGTGTTCAGTCTTACGAGCTACTAGGCCTTCCTCATTTCTACGAGGGTCAAAGAGGCGAGTTCAATCTTATGAACTTCTCAACCTCTGTCATGCCAAAGAGGTTGGTTCAGTCTTTTGACTGCTTGGCTTATCACCGCTTTCATAACTAGTGATTAGACGAAAAAAGTCAGGGACCGCCCAGCCTCCTAGGTGCCCGAACAAGCAAGCAAGTCACTCGATTGCCTAACCACCCTCACATGCATAAAAGTCGAGCTCCGTACTCATACTTTACACAGTCGAACCTATCTCCTACCTAGTCTCATGTTTGGAAGTTTTTATCGCTTAACACAAGTTAAACAAAAAATGATGGACCCACTcctgaaatttatttttctatagatTTCTCCAGACTATCTCTGTCGTATATTTTATCTTGAAGATTTTCAAGGCCTTCTTTTGGAGAAAATCGACCTTAAAATCGCAGGCAACTTAAAGGGATAAAATATCCCAAGCCCCCAATAGGTTTCTAAGCAAACCCAAGATAAAGAATCCCTACTAGAAGACAATagaatgagagaaaaataagaGACAAGAAGGGGAAAAATGGCTGAGGAAATAAAATGTGTCAAGAGGAAAAGATAATATGTGACATAAAGAAAATGGGATGTGATGTAAAGAAGTCAAGGGACAAGTGATAAAGAGAGGGGATCAAACGACTTTGGGCAGATGATTACTTCAACATCTTCCCTAACTTCTTCAACCTCGCAACGAGAGCTCCAACGATGGCTTATCCGCTAGAATATAAATCTTTGATTTCTATTATACAACGAGGatgagagactgtaaaacaagtatattatagtaGATTCGCCTTCCCAAAAGACCAGTGGACGTAGGCCCAATGCCGAACCATGTAAATCTGTGTCCCtcattctcttttattttcattgcaTTTAGTTTCAGTTCACCGCCATACACCGATGTCGTATAGTCATACAGAACTACCGCCAGGGGCTTTAGACCATACCAATCGAGGCCCGAATCACTATAATTGGCTGAGAATGACTCTTTCTTTCACTCTGATTTGTTATGCCATTTTTAAGCATTAACGTGATATTTTTCACTCTATGAACATTCTACTTTTTACCCGTGCATCTCTCACAACTTATGTGTGAAGATGAATGAAACCGGCCAACATCTAATTTAAATGTGTAACTGAAGCCTCATCGCAATGGAGCCATGGTACTTTATCTGTCATTGTATGCaatttaactatataaaatatatgcctataaaaaaaactatataaaatctatgtatttaaaaatatatatatattttatatttctgcCATTGCATCCCTTTAATTTGTGATCACTGCTCCTCATGCATTCTTCCAGTGGTCTAGAAGATAATAATGCAGGACCTAATCTTTCCTGCACTATGAGTGCGGATGCTATTCCCAGCAGATGACATGCACCATTATTCCCTTTTGTTTCTTGACAGAAGTTGATCGACTGGGTAATCGGCTCTTTGATATTAGAAGAACTTTAACTGAACATGATCTTTCCAAGTTGGGAATTGCATGGAGGCGTGAAGTAAGATCAACAATTAATCACCCAGATGCATCAATGACAACTTGTGCCCATCTTGATCTGCTCGATCTTCTTCCCGTGGTTATGATCACGCTTGTACATGAGTAACTCTACATATAACTGTGAAGTACATAAATGCCacgtaattgttttgaaaaagagtgaggttcactattaaaaaactaatttttttcatgtggatcccatattttattcatttttttcaatacGATTACGCAGCAGTTACACAATTCatgattacaaatatcttttctcGCTTGGGTATGTGGGAATTACTAATTTAGGCTATGTAGGTAGGTTTGGTTGTTAGAGCGAGTTCAACTCATTCCAAATCAATCATTGATGAaagctattatttttttaacttttcataaaaaatttaaaatcatctcaatatattttataaatttaaacatatatttcaacatatttatatttaaacacatcttAATTAGATTCataaaatactaatatttatagatCAACTCAAATTATTCGAGATCAGCTTAACATTCAATTTCAGTCTCAGACATACGTACAGCTTATGTAACAATAGAAActttaataaattgaaaaacaaatagacTTTAGAAGGAGAGAAGAAACTTGTGAAGGAGAAAATAAGGCTCTAGAGACAAGAGACCGAAAGAACTTTGAAAATCCTGATTAATACTTCAATTAGGACTTACATAACTAAAGAAAATCCGCCattattgaaattttttcaCAAGGGAAAATTCTTAATTATAGTATAAAGTTTAAACACGATTGAAATAGAAATCTAGCTTTGCCATAACTCTACTAAAATCCAGAATTTAATTAAATaccaaaaatatatgttttctaaaaattttatcttaaatcgacgattaaaaagaaaataattggcttatgttttttttttttttgaaaggaattaATAATTGGCTTATGTAGATGTCTAATGATGCACTT
This genomic interval from Carya illinoinensis cultivar Pawnee chromosome 10, C.illinoinensisPawnee_v1, whole genome shotgun sequence contains the following:
- the LOC122279395 gene encoding SNF1-related protein kinase regulatory subunit beta-2-like isoform X3 — translated: MGNVNAREDGGGSSSGAEDGGLEGGGGGSEEGMAAPGGAHGVSISSPDMMGQSPPHSPRATQSPLMFTPQVPVVPLQRPDEMYNSSHSWMQTASGYEDMYREQGIPTMITWSYDGKEVAVEGSWDNWRTRLPLQRSGKDFTIMKVLPSGVYQYRFIVDGRWRYAPDLPWAQDEAGNAYNVVDLQDYVPEDIESISSFEPPQSPDSSYNNMQLGSEDFAKEPPWVPPHLQMTLLNMPASNMEISPPLSRPQHVVLNHLYMQKGKSGPSVVALGTTHRFRAKYVTVVLYKSLQS
- the LOC122279395 gene encoding SNF1-related protein kinase regulatory subunit beta-2-like isoform X1, with the translated sequence MGNVNAREDGGGSSSGAEDGGLEGGGGGSEEGMAAPGGAHGVSISSPDMMGQSPPHSPRATQSPLMFTPQVPVVPLQRPDEMYNSSHSWMQTASGYEDMYREQGIPTMITWSYDGKEVAVEGSWDNWRTRLPLQRSGKDFTIMKVLPSGVYQYRFIVDGRWRYAPDLPWAQDEAGNAYNVVDLQDYVPEDIESISSFEPPQSPDSSYNNMQLGSEDFAKEPPWVPPHLQMTLLNMPASNMEISPPLSRPQHVVLNHLYMQKGKSGPSVVALGTTHRFRAKYVTVVLYKSLQRQVDSCLKINPTGPASGTQGQ
- the LOC122279395 gene encoding SNF1-related protein kinase regulatory subunit beta-2-like isoform X2, which translates into the protein MGNVNAREDGGGSSSGAEDGGLEGGGGGSEEGMAAPGGAHGVSISSPDMMGQSPPHSPRATQSPLMFTPQVPVVPLQRPDEMYNSSHSWMQTASGYEDMYREQGIPTMITWSYDGKEVAVEGSWDNWRTRLPLQRSGKDFTIMKVLPSGVYQYRFIVDGRWRYAPDLPWAQDEAGNAYNVVDLQDYVPEDIESISSFEPPQSPDSSYNNMQLGSEDFAKEPPWVPPHLQMTLLNMPASNMEISPPLSRPQHVVLNHLYMQKGKSGPSVVALGTTHRFRAKYVTVVLYKSLQR